A single region of the Armatimonadota bacterium genome encodes:
- the glmU gene encoding bifunctional protein GlmU: MSEPSLTAVIMAAGKSTRMKSRLPKPLHSLCGKPLLSYLLDACRSAGVSRTIVVVGHEAERVQEAFRGQCEFALQEQQLGTGHAVMSAKPLLDGYEGDLLVLPGDTPLIDGETLRKLAEHHRSSGAVATLLSAVLPHDAGMYGRVLRDSDGKVLGVVEAKDASPEQLALREINTSIYCFQAPALFDALQEVRPDNAQGEYYLTDVIALFTRKGDKVEAVIADDWQVTLGVNTRVELADVASRLRKRILENLMLSGVTIVDPTNTYIDVDVQIGQDTIVHPNTYILGKTIIGEECEIGPMARIENSQIGNRTTVLASQVVESRLGDGVRVGPFANLRPGTVVGNGTKIGDFVEVKNAIIEENVSMAHLTYVGDAQVGANTNIGAGTITCNYDGKRKHRTIIGRGCFIGSHATLIAPVQIGDGAYVAAASPITDDVPPDSLAIARCRQVVKEEWAKRRREQSSSEG; encoded by the coding sequence GTGAGTGAACCTTCCCTGACTGCCGTCATCATGGCGGCTGGCAAAAGCACCCGAATGAAATCCCGTCTACCCAAACCGCTTCACTCCTTATGCGGAAAACCTTTGCTTTCATATCTTCTCGATGCCTGCCGCTCAGCAGGGGTCTCCCGCACCATCGTGGTGGTCGGTCACGAGGCAGAGCGTGTGCAGGAGGCTTTTCGCGGACAGTGCGAGTTCGCCTTGCAGGAGCAACAGCTGGGCACCGGTCACGCCGTGATGAGCGCAAAACCGCTGCTGGATGGCTACGAGGGTGACCTGCTGGTGCTTCCGGGCGATACCCCCCTCATCGACGGGGAAACCCTGCGCAAATTGGCAGAGCATCACCGCAGCAGCGGCGCGGTCGCCACTCTGCTCAGCGCGGTGCTGCCTCACGATGCAGGAATGTACGGGCGCGTGCTGCGCGACTCCGATGGCAAGGTGCTGGGTGTGGTAGAAGCGAAGGATGCCTCCCCCGAACAGCTGGCGCTACGCGAAATCAATACATCCATCTACTGTTTTCAGGCGCCTGCACTGTTTGACGCGCTTCAGGAGGTTCGTCCCGACAACGCACAGGGTGAGTACTACCTGACAGACGTTATCGCATTGTTCACCCGCAAGGGAGACAAGGTGGAAGCGGTCATCGCCGACGACTGGCAGGTAACGCTGGGAGTGAACACCCGCGTGGAACTGGCAGACGTCGCATCGCGTCTGCGCAAGCGTATTCTGGAGAACCTGATGCTGTCGGGAGTGACCATCGTAGACCCGACAAACACCTACATCGACGTGGACGTACAAATCGGGCAAGACACCATCGTCCACCCGAATACCTACATCCTGGGCAAAACCATCATTGGTGAAGAGTGCGAAATCGGCCCGATGGCGCGCATTGAGAACAGCCAGATTGGCAACCGCACGACCGTGCTGGCATCACAGGTCGTGGAAAGCCGTCTGGGCGATGGTGTGCGCGTGGGACCGTTTGCTAACCTGCGCCCGGGCACGGTGGTAGGCAACGGCACGAAGATTGGCGACTTTGTGGAAGTGAAAAACGCCATCATTGAGGAAAATGTCAGCATGGCGCACCTGACCTACGTCGGCGATGCACAGGTCGGAGCGAACACGAACATCGGTGCGGGCACCATCACCTGCAACTATGACGGCAAGCGCAAGCATCGCACCATCATCGGCAGGGGATGTTTCATCGGCTCCCATGCCACACTCATTGCCCCTGTGCAGATAGGCGATGGTGCGTATGTCGCGGCTGCCTCACCCATTACTGATGATGTACCACCGGATTCGCTGGCAATCGCCCGTTGTCGACAGGTGGTGAAAGAAGAGTGGGCTAAACGACGTCGGGAACAATCTTCTTCTGAGGGATAG
- a CDS encoding ribose-phosphate pyrophosphokinase yields MDRDKDRESTDRMRIFTGNANPLLAQKIADCLGTQLGQILVSRFSDGEIRVQVGENARGLDVFIVQPTCAPVNENLMELLIMLDAFRRASARRITCVIPYYGYARQDKKVKPREPITARLVANLLEVAGANRILTVDLHAQQIQGFFNLPVDHLYAGPIIGKHLIENGLVHKNCVVVSPDVAGTPRAKALAEMLDVPFAIIAKRRPEPNKVEVMEVVGNVEGKTAIMIDDMVDTGGSLVQGAEALIERGATDVIACCTHAVLSGDAPERILHSPIRQLIVTDTIPLPPDKQNEKITVLTVARLLADAIMRIHQDRSVSVIFEQQSEEVRTRNS; encoded by the coding sequence ATGGATCGCGACAAGGACAGAGAAAGCACAGACCGTATGCGAATCTTCACCGGCAATGCCAACCCGCTGCTGGCTCAGAAAATCGCAGACTGCCTGGGAACGCAGTTGGGACAGATACTGGTATCCCGCTTTTCGGATGGGGAGATACGGGTACAGGTAGGAGAGAACGCACGAGGGCTGGACGTATTCATCGTGCAACCGACCTGCGCCCCAGTCAATGAGAACCTGATGGAACTGCTGATTATGCTGGATGCTTTCCGGCGTGCCTCAGCGAGACGCATTACTTGCGTGATCCCCTATTATGGCTACGCCCGGCAGGACAAGAAAGTCAAACCGCGTGAGCCGATCACCGCCCGTCTGGTTGCCAACCTGCTGGAGGTAGCGGGTGCCAATCGAATTCTGACTGTGGACCTGCATGCGCAGCAGATTCAGGGCTTTTTCAACCTGCCTGTAGACCATCTCTATGCCGGCCCCATTATCGGCAAACACCTTATCGAAAACGGGCTGGTGCACAAGAACTGCGTGGTCGTTTCGCCCGACGTCGCTGGAACCCCACGCGCCAAGGCGCTGGCAGAGATGCTGGACGTGCCTTTCGCTATCATCGCCAAGCGACGCCCGGAGCCTAACAAAGTGGAAGTCATGGAAGTGGTGGGTAACGTGGAGGGCAAAACCGCCATCATGATCGATGACATGGTGGACACAGGCGGCTCGCTGGTGCAAGGAGCCGAAGCGCTTATCGAGCGTGGTGCGACGGATGTGATTGCCTGCTGCACGCACGCCGTGCTTTCCGGCGATGCGCCCGAACGGATTCTGCACTCGCCTATTCGGCAGCTCATCGTGACCGACACCATTCCTCTGCCACCCGATAAGCAGAACGAAAAGATTACCGTGCTGACGGTAGCCAGGCTGCTGGCAGACGCCATCATGCGTATTCACCAGGACCGCTCCGTCAGCGTGATCTTCGAACAACAAAGCGAAGAGGTACGAACCCGCAACTCTTAA
- the pth gene encoding peptidyl-tRNA hydrolase codes for MPIWFRKTHDVSPEWVVLGLGNPGAEYAHTRHNIGFDVVDILASRHRIRLNLHRDHAHYGLGIIADHPVLLAKPMTYMNRSGEAARALLQRYPLEPARLLVIVDDVALPLGRIRIRPSGSDGGHNGLLSIIQYVGTQAFPRVRVGIGSPPPGQMVEYVLSRFLPQEQPIIEEAVQRAADAVETVIAEGVQAAMNRFNAQNPTT; via the coding sequence ATGCCGATATGGTTCAGGAAAACGCATGACGTCTCGCCAGAGTGGGTGGTGCTGGGTTTGGGTAATCCGGGCGCGGAGTATGCCCATACCCGGCACAACATCGGCTTTGATGTGGTAGACATTCTTGCCAGCCGGCATCGAATCCGTCTGAACCTGCATCGCGACCATGCCCATTACGGCTTGGGCATCATCGCCGACCACCCTGTACTGCTGGCGAAGCCGATGACCTACATGAACCGCAGTGGCGAAGCGGCGCGCGCTCTGCTGCAGAGATACCCGCTGGAACCGGCTCGCCTGCTGGTAATAGTGGACGACGTTGCGCTGCCCCTGGGCAGAATCCGTATCCGACCTTCTGGTTCCGACGGCGGGCACAACGGGCTGCTGTCTATTATCCAGTACGTGGGCACGCAGGCGTTTCCTCGCGTGCGCGTCGGTATCGGTAGTCCACCACCAGGGCAGATGGTGGAATACGTGCTATCGCGCTTCCTGCCCCAGGAGCAACCGATTATCGAAGAGGCTGTACAACGCGCCGCCGATGCGGTGGAAACGGTGATCGCTGAAGGCGTGCAGGCGGCGATGAACCGGTTTAATGCACAGAATCCCACGACCTAG
- the nanE gene encoding putative N-acetylmannosamine-6-phosphate 2-epimerase, protein MLLSQIKGGLIVSCQAPESTPLGQPVVLAALAEAAVRGGAVGIRANLPQNIRAIRELVRVPIIGIYKHNLPEYPVYITPTLEHARAVVEAGADIVAIDATHRDRPEPLPELIQGIHEQLGVPVMADISTLEEGIAAVEMGADLVATTMSGYTPYTQDRRVLGADIALVAQLAQKVSVPVICEGRIASPEDARLALEAGAWAVVVGTAITAIDQVTARFVQGMRQHTVHNDKP, encoded by the coding sequence ATGCTGTTATCACAGATAAAAGGCGGTCTGATCGTCTCCTGCCAGGCACCGGAGAGCACTCCCCTGGGACAGCCGGTTGTGCTGGCGGCACTGGCGGAGGCAGCGGTACGCGGCGGTGCAGTGGGCATTCGCGCCAACCTGCCGCAGAACATCCGCGCGATTCGGGAACTGGTACGAGTGCCGATTATCGGCATCTACAAGCACAATCTACCGGAATACCCGGTGTACATTACTCCCACTCTGGAACATGCTCGCGCGGTTGTGGAAGCAGGCGCGGACATTGTGGCGATAGACGCGACCCATCGCGATCGTCCCGAGCCATTACCGGAGCTGATACAGGGCATTCATGAACAACTCGGCGTGCCGGTGATGGCAGACATCTCGACGCTGGAAGAGGGCATCGCCGCGGTGGAAATGGGAGCGGACCTGGTCGCCACCACCATGTCGGGCTACACGCCATACACGCAAGACCGTCGTGTCCTGGGGGCAGACATTGCGCTGGTGGCGCAGCTGGCACAGAAGGTGAGCGTTCCGGTCATCTGCGAAGGGCGCATTGCGTCACCTGAGGACGCACGTCTCGCGCTGGAGGCAGGAGCGTGGGCGGTGGTGGTCGGCACGGCGATTACAGCCATTGACCAGGTGACCGCGCGCTTTGTTCAGGGGATGCGTCAGCATACTGTGCACAACGATAAGCCCTAG
- a CDS encoding glutamine cyclotransferase, whose product MRLTGRLLTFLSLFSLLLLWGCAPGVVQAERPAFDGKRAFADLEKQVSFGPRVPGTQAHLQCRDWLMSELEKVADRVEVQTFTQVVNGKSLRLYNIFGIFNENASKRIMLCAHWDTRPTADEEMDPANRRKPILGANDGASGVAVLLELARQFKLKRPEVGVIIAFWDGEDYGPDVDAMLLGSRYFAKNMGKLRPTYGILLDMVGDKDLQIYKETNSIYAAPELVEKVWRIAGELGYRKYFPDARKYTIIDDHVPLIEAGVPCIDLIDFDYPYWHTLQDTVDKCSPNSLQVVGEVVAAVVYSERESKP is encoded by the coding sequence TTGCGGTTGACAGGGAGACTACTGACTTTTTTATCCCTCTTCAGCCTGTTGCTTCTCTGGGGATGTGCGCCGGGAGTAGTGCAAGCGGAGCGTCCTGCCTTCGACGGCAAACGTGCCTTTGCAGACCTGGAAAAACAGGTCTCCTTCGGTCCGCGCGTACCGGGCACGCAGGCGCACCTGCAGTGTCGTGACTGGCTGATGAGTGAGCTGGAGAAGGTCGCCGACCGCGTCGAGGTGCAGACCTTCACACAGGTAGTGAACGGCAAGAGCCTGCGCCTGTACAACATCTTCGGTATCTTCAACGAGAACGCCAGTAAGCGTATCATGCTCTGCGCACATTGGGATACCCGTCCGACTGCCGATGAAGAGATGGACCCTGCCAACCGCAGGAAGCCGATTCTGGGGGCAAACGATGGAGCATCGGGAGTAGCAGTGCTGCTGGAGCTGGCGAGACAATTCAAACTGAAGCGCCCCGAAGTGGGCGTCATCATCGCCTTCTGGGACGGCGAGGACTATGGTCCCGACGTCGATGCGATGTTGCTGGGCTCACGCTATTTCGCCAAGAACATGGGCAAGCTGCGTCCCACCTACGGTATCTTGCTGGACATGGTGGGCGATAAAGACCTGCAGATATACAAGGAGACGAACTCCATCTATGCTGCCCCCGAACTGGTGGAGAAGGTCTGGCGCATTGCGGGCGAGCTGGGTTATCGCAAGTATTTTCCTGATGCGCGCAAGTATACCATCATCGATGACCATGTGCCCTTGATTGAGGCGGGTGTTCCCTGTATAGACCTGATAGATTTCGATTATCCCTACTGGCATACGCTGCAGGACACGGTGGATAAGTGCAGTCCCAACTCGCTGCAGGTAGTGGGTGAAGTGGTTGCCGCCGTAGTCTATTCCGAGCGAGAATCCAAGCCATAA
- the prfB gene encoding peptide chain release factor 2: MSVSTRWASIFDVPRVREEIARLEEQTTQPDFWDDPRQAQETIQQLNALRQRIAGWEELEHQWQELQALVELLSEEEDPELLHELEQGTQMMAKRLDQVEMETLLSGEHDASNAILEINAGAGGTESCDWVQMLLRMYLRWAQEHGFRTEILDETPGEVAGLKSVTVRVEGRNAYGLLESERGVHRLVRISPFDANKRRHTSFASVDVIPELSESEEIQIHPDELRIETFRAGSAGGQHMQKNETAVRITHLPTGIVVTCQNERSQQRNRELALRVLMARLAERERRANAERIAALRGEPPPIEWGHQIRSYVFQPYYMVKDHRTEAETGDVPRVMDGDIDLFIHAYLRWRGARKNENREPSS; the protein is encoded by the coding sequence GTGAGCGTATCGACGCGCTGGGCGAGCATCTTTGACGTCCCTCGCGTTCGGGAAGAGATTGCGCGTCTCGAAGAACAGACCACTCAGCCAGATTTCTGGGATGACCCGCGCCAGGCGCAGGAAACTATCCAGCAGCTGAACGCACTGCGCCAGCGTATCGCCGGATGGGAAGAGCTGGAGCATCAATGGCAGGAACTGCAGGCACTGGTGGAACTGCTTTCCGAAGAGGAAGACCCTGAACTGCTGCACGAGCTGGAGCAGGGAACGCAGATGATGGCGAAAAGGCTGGACCAGGTGGAGATGGAGACCCTGCTCAGCGGAGAGCACGATGCCAGCAACGCCATTCTGGAAATCAACGCGGGGGCGGGAGGCACCGAATCCTGCGACTGGGTGCAGATGTTGCTCCGAATGTACTTGCGTTGGGCGCAGGAGCACGGTTTCCGCACCGAGATACTGGACGAAACCCCGGGCGAGGTTGCCGGTCTCAAAAGTGTGACGGTACGCGTCGAAGGGCGCAACGCCTACGGCTTGCTGGAGTCGGAGCGTGGGGTGCACCGTCTCGTGCGTATCTCACCCTTTGATGCCAACAAGCGCAGGCATACCTCCTTTGCCTCGGTAGACGTGATACCGGAACTTTCGGAGAGTGAAGAGATTCAAATTCATCCGGACGAACTGCGCATCGAGACCTTCCGTGCGGGCAGTGCGGGTGGTCAACACATGCAGAAAAACGAGACGGCAGTGCGCATCACGCACCTCCCGACCGGCATCGTGGTGACCTGCCAGAACGAGCGTTCACAACAGCGTAACCGCGAGCTGGCGTTGCGAGTCTTAATGGCTAGGTTAGCGGAGCGAGAACGACGTGCCAACGCCGAGCGTATTGCTGCTCTGCGCGGAGAGCCTCCACCCATCGAGTGGGGGCATCAGATACGTTCCTATGTGTTTCAACCGTATTATATGGTGAAGGACCATCGGACAGAAGCGGAAACGGGGGATGTGCCTCGGGTGATGGATGGCGATATCGACCTGTTCATCCACGCCTATCTGCGATGGAGGGGGGCACGAAAAAATGAAAACAGGGAGCCGAGCAGCTAG
- a CDS encoding oxidoreductase, with product MPASRKKVRVGVVGVGIGSLHIQGYQRHPQAEVVAVCDVNEERARQVAQEYGVPHVFTDYNEMLEKVELNAVSVCTPNALHAPVAIAAMEAGCHILCEKPLAHNLQDAERMLQVAQKTGVLFMMGMNNRFRGDSQTLKRHIDSGDLGEIYYAKCGWLRRNGIPGFGGWFTTKALSGGGPLIDIGVHVLDLTWWLMGCPAPEAVFGATFAKFGPYGRGRGGWGTPQKGGTFDVEDLATGLVRFQNGAVCHLDASWASYVERDVFYSQLMGTKGGATLEPLRIFTDRHGVPEDFVPHAPNIPGHLAEIEHFVDCIVKHKPTIAPIEHGVAIMRILDGIYRSAETGELVNV from the coding sequence ATGCCAGCATCCAGAAAGAAGGTGCGTGTCGGCGTGGTAGGCGTCGGCATCGGCAGTTTGCATATTCAGGGCTACCAGCGTCACCCTCAGGCGGAGGTGGTGGCGGTTTGCGACGTGAACGAGGAACGTGCTCGGCAGGTAGCACAGGAGTACGGCGTGCCGCACGTGTTCACCGATTACAACGAGATGCTGGAGAAGGTCGAGCTAAACGCGGTGTCGGTATGCACGCCCAATGCGCTCCATGCGCCGGTGGCGATAGCGGCGATGGAAGCGGGTTGTCACATCCTCTGCGAAAAACCGCTGGCGCACAACCTGCAGGACGCCGAGCGAATGCTTCAGGTAGCCCAGAAAACGGGTGTGCTGTTCATGATGGGCATGAACAACCGCTTCCGAGGCGACAGCCAGACGCTCAAGCGGCACATCGATTCGGGCGACCTGGGCGAGATTTACTACGCCAAATGCGGGTGGCTGAGGCGCAACGGCATCCCTGGCTTCGGAGGATGGTTCACCACTAAGGCGCTGTCGGGCGGCGGACCGTTGATAGATATCGGCGTGCATGTGCTGGACCTGACGTGGTGGTTGATGGGTTGCCCGGCACCTGAGGCGGTATTCGGAGCGACCTTCGCCAAGTTCGGTCCCTATGGGCGAGGCAGAGGAGGCTGGGGCACTCCCCAAAAGGGCGGTACGTTTGACGTGGAGGACCTGGCAACCGGTCTGGTTCGCTTCCAAAACGGCGCGGTGTGCCATCTGGACGCTTCGTGGGCTTCATACGTGGAGCGTGATGTATTTTACTCCCAGCTGATGGGCACGAAGGGCGGCGCGACGCTGGAACCCCTGCGCATCTTCACCGACCGCCACGGCGTGCCGGAAGACTTTGTGCCTCACGCTCCCAACATCCCGGGTCACCTGGCGGAAATTGAGCACTTCGTGGATTGCATCGTGAAACACAAGCCGACCATCGCCCCCATCGAGCACGGCGTGGCGATCATGCGCATCTTAGACGGCATCTACCGCTCCGCCGAGACGGGGGAGCTGGTAAACGTTTAG
- a CDS encoding UPF0758 protein yields the protein MSASEERVLNTVKYTIKELPEDERPRERLVQFGAGALSSAELLAILLRTGTPEMTAVQLAQHLLTTMGSLRAIANAKPAELAQVKGIGIAKATQLLAAVELGRRIALEQMGEQPAITRPDDVYALLHPQLRDEKQEHVVVLLLNTKNRVMRQTTVTKGTLDSSLLHPREVFREAVRHSASSIILAHNHPSGDPTPSSEDIQITRRLHQAGQIMGIELLDHVILGDGRWVSLKAQGMF from the coding sequence ATGAGTGCAAGTGAAGAGCGCGTTCTCAACACTGTCAAATATACCATCAAGGAACTGCCTGAAGACGAACGCCCGCGAGAGCGGCTGGTGCAGTTCGGGGCGGGCGCGCTTTCCAGTGCGGAGCTGCTGGCCATCCTGCTGCGCACGGGCACGCCCGAAATGACCGCCGTACAACTGGCGCAACACCTGTTGACCACAATGGGCAGTCTTCGCGCCATCGCCAACGCCAAACCCGCCGAGCTGGCGCAGGTGAAAGGCATCGGCATTGCCAAGGCAACGCAATTGCTGGCGGCGGTGGAACTGGGCAGGCGCATCGCGCTGGAGCAGATGGGTGAACAACCTGCCATCACCCGCCCCGACGATGTGTACGCGCTCCTGCACCCTCAGTTGCGCGACGAGAAACAAGAACACGTCGTAGTGCTATTGCTCAACACCAAGAACCGCGTGATGCGCCAGACCACCGTCACCAAAGGCACGCTGGACTCCAGCCTGCTACACCCGCGCGAGGTGTTCCGCGAAGCGGTGCGCCACAGTGCATCCTCCATCATCCTCGCGCACAACCACCCCAGCGGCGACCCCACCCCCAGCAGCGAGGACATCCAGATTACCCGACGCCTGCATCAGGCAGGACAAATCATGGGCATTGAATTGCTGGACCATGTGATACTTGGCGACGGCAGGTGGGTAAGCCTGAAAGCGCAGGGCATGTTTTGA
- a CDS encoding exopolyphosphatase, producing the protein MLAAIDIGSNGIRMQIVRLVDATRFDLVDYQRVPVRLGQDAFSVGYITEASMEATIQAISRFRDLLEHLGVPRLRAVATSAVREAENSDIFIDRIASQTGITPEVISGEEEARLVHLAVSKAIDLHGKYAVLIEIGGGSVEVTLSFGETILSSESYRLGTVRLLQKFGSVTDNLLSFSRMVLEYAELARQRIDREIGDQKIDLCLGTGGNADALGELRRRLLKRRSSDFIQLDELAALVETIGKMPVAERIEKLGLRPDRADVIVPAGIVLHMIARETRVRQITLPHVGLKEGILWDMLPAAVGQRPPVEQQVRTSAWRLAQKYRVDVQHGQQVARLADRLFEQGECLHHLGGEERLLLWVASLLHDIGQFIQPANHEKHGYYIVKHSPIIGLKPEQQEIVAQIIRYHRKEPPSLQEEAFRSLPQRDRLTVMKLTAILRLADSLDTSRAHALRDIHLQPTGKNGWRLILQGESDLLLEKWQLRRRKKMFEDVFGVSLEIA; encoded by the coding sequence ATGCTTGCAGCGATAGACATTGGATCGAACGGGATACGGATGCAAATCGTGCGCCTGGTGGATGCCACTCGCTTTGACCTGGTAGACTACCAGCGCGTCCCGGTACGTCTGGGACAGGATGCGTTCTCCGTTGGCTATATCACCGAAGCCAGCATGGAGGCGACCATACAGGCGATCAGCCGCTTTCGCGACCTTTTGGAGCATCTGGGAGTACCTCGTCTGCGCGCAGTAGCCACCAGCGCCGTCCGTGAGGCGGAGAACAGCGACATCTTCATAGACCGCATTGCCTCACAGACAGGTATTACCCCAGAGGTGATCAGCGGGGAGGAAGAAGCACGCCTTGTTCACCTGGCGGTCAGTAAGGCGATAGACCTTCACGGAAAATACGCAGTGCTTATTGAGATCGGCGGCGGTAGCGTGGAGGTGACTCTCAGCTTCGGTGAGACTATCCTCTCCAGTGAGAGCTACCGTCTGGGTACGGTGCGTCTGCTACAAAAGTTCGGCAGTGTCACAGATAACCTGCTCTCCTTTAGCAGGATGGTGCTGGAATACGCCGAGCTGGCTCGCCAGCGTATCGACCGCGAAATCGGGGACCAGAAGATAGACCTGTGTCTCGGCACAGGCGGCAATGCGGATGCACTGGGTGAACTGAGGCGCAGACTGCTAAAGCGACGGAGCTCCGACTTTATCCAGCTGGACGAGCTGGCTGCTCTGGTGGAGACTATTGGCAAAATGCCCGTTGCAGAGCGCATTGAGAAGCTGGGGCTGCGCCCTGACCGCGCCGATGTGATTGTCCCCGCTGGCATTGTGCTGCACATGATAGCGCGTGAGACGCGCGTGCGACAGATTACTTTGCCACACGTTGGTTTGAAAGAGGGCATTCTGTGGGATATGCTACCCGCTGCAGTTGGTCAGCGTCCGCCTGTGGAGCAACAGGTACGGACATCCGCCTGGAGGCTGGCGCAGAAATATCGCGTGGATGTGCAGCACGGACAACAGGTCGCACGACTGGCGGACAGACTGTTCGAGCAGGGAGAATGCCTTCATCATCTGGGCGGTGAAGAGAGATTGCTCCTGTGGGTGGCTAGCCTACTGCATGACATTGGGCAGTTCATCCAGCCAGCAAACCACGAAAAGCACGGTTACTACATCGTCAAACACAGCCCGATCATCGGTCTGAAACCGGAGCAGCAGGAGATTGTCGCCCAGATTATTCGTTACCATCGCAAGGAGCCTCCTTCGCTTCAGGAAGAGGCTTTCCGAAGCCTGCCACAAAGAGACCGCTTGACTGTAATGAAGCTAACTGCTATACTACGCCTTGCAGATAGCTTGGACACCAGCCGTGCTCACGCTTTGCGGGATATCCATCTGCAGCCCACAGGCAAAAACGGATGGCGTCTGATATTGCAAGGGGAGAGCGATCTCCTGCTCGAAAAGTGGCAACTGCGCAGGCGCAAGAAGATGTTTGAGGATGTGTTCGGAGTATCTCTGGAAATCGCATAG